The region ACACCACCAGACTCAGCATTTACAAGTAGTGAAGAAGGCTGCTTTAAGTGGATTGATTTTGGGTCAGGCAGCTTCACATTGTTCGATTCGCACCAATTTGCAATGAGAGCCTTGACAGTGTAATTAGGAATAAGATTTGTATGTGCCAGAGTCTGCCGCGTCTTTGGGCAGACAGTAAGCCCAAGATCTATCCACCTTCTTATAAAAGCCCGTTCATATGTTTGCCCAGATGCAACAATAACAGGATCGGTCATGAGTTCAAGTGAAAGAGGGCAACAAAAGTCAGGAGGTATGGCAACAGGATTACAGGTTTCTGACTGTTTCATCATAACAAGGAGGTCATGCATGTGGCTGACCAGGGCAATCATTTGATCTATATAATCAACTTCACTAGATTTGTCAGCTTGTTCAGCATTTTCCTTCAGCTTGTCAAGAGCCACAACCTCAATTAGAAGTTCCTCATTTGACTTTAATCCCAAACAATCAGCAACATCTGCCAGGCTCTCTGCACTGGCTCCAGAACCCTCCACATGATCCTTGATAGCACCCATAATTATTGACGAAGTTTGCTCAGATTCCATATGCTTGATTTTCAGTACAGATTGCTACACATAAAGACTACTATGAGAAGAAGTAACCATCTATCATCATGCGTACCTCTTACAAATAGAAAAGTAACGGTGATTTTAGCCATTAAACATTACCTCAAGAGATGCAGGGCTGAGTTCAACAGGTAAGCATTGATCAGATGACTTGAGCAACTCCAGAATATCCACACCATGATTTCTAATCTTTGACATAAGTGACTCAACTTGTAAAACCTATAAGTCCAGAAAAATCAACCAGTACAAAGTTAATTTCTAGTACTATAAAACAAATTTATTAGATGTTCTACTTATGATTAAACAAAGTAATCACGTACAAAGTAAACTTTACTCATCAATGGTTGCCAATTTTCACAAATGTGTTTCAATTCATCAACAGATTGTAGGATTCCAGCAAATGGTCCTTGAACCATTTCATCGGAGACAAATTCAGCATCAGCAATCGCATCAAGTATTGGCTTTAGAAGTTTCAAAATCTCCTCAATCTTTGGGTGATATGTCTGAACTGGTTCACTTTGTATGCTTTCACTAGTGGATAATTGTAAAAAACTAGTGATGCTGTTGAGGAGTGATTTCAGCAAAGATATCTCCATTTCCCTGctacaatgaaaataaatagtTGCCCATGATATAAGATGCAAGCTAACCACAGAATAGAAGTTATTAGCAAAAAGTAAATTTGGAGTAGGAATTTTCCGTAATAATTGGACAGAATGAATTATATCTAGTATCTAACAATAAAGCTCACACATCAGAACAGCACAGGCAGAGAGGAGACAAATAATTTCCGAAGTAGATATAATTAAGATAGAAGACATACTCCGATTTAGTTCCTCACGAACCGCGACGGGCAGAGAGGAAGGCGGAGATGAGTAGCGGAGCCGAGGTGAGGGTTTTATAATTTGGGGAAATTTTGAGATAAGGTATGAGGGTTTCCGATCCttgcggaggaggaggagaggagaAGGCGGAGTATCGGCTGAGAAGGGTTCTTTGATTTGGGGGGTTGACCCTCAGCCTGCGCACCAAATTTGACAACAAAGAATACcgggtctcatttttttttctctcgaattttaaaaattgctaCTACTCTCTCATTTCAATTTTCACATACCGAATTATTGAACGCACTAACTCctcatatatttaaatattaactaCTCAAAAATTATAATACTACTACAAATTAGAAAAGACTATGCAAAATGTTTTGTTACAGGGTGTGTCTATTTGTTCTTATCGAATTTATAAAACATGTGTGGctgtatataaataaaaacgtCAAATTGTCCATACGCATACATACAGCTATAttgtaaaattgtaaaattgagGAATTGTATTTGTCATGATTATGCCTAaacaaaattttttatttttaacttctgatgtttatttaatttttaattgaacaagaaaaataatcaaaattatgAAAACAATCAAATTAGTGCAACTTTCCAGAATTCTAATTTTCAAACTTTTCTTAGATTCTCTTTAGGAGTACAATTTCAGGAGTTTTACATATTTAGAAAGTTAATGCAGGGGTACTTTTTATCATATCATGTTGAtgtaactatattattattattttattttttttatattactacaaattataattaactacaaaaatattattataattctaaaattatGAATCACGCTTCATTATGAATCttctattatttattattgTTATATACTATGTTATCGATTAAAAacttataaaatattaatgtatttattcaaattaatactGTTAATAATATTAAGAATaacttattattatatttttaatttataacttATTAATCAAACataatgtaaaataaaaaattatggattatattattattgttttaaaaattaaaacaacattacgacaattagttattttttattatgtcaattaattgattaattgaatTCAATTGATTATTAAAAGTTCGAAATCATAAcaatttttattgatatttccAAACATAAGATTGTAATctatcaataatattattactaGTAAACAAACGGGTCTAATAAACTTGtaattcaatattattatagaATTGTGTTTGTATATAGAATATTTAATCTGAATAGAACAAATTGTGAAAAAAAATCTTACTAAAATCAACTGGTTGTAGCATAGTTAGCCGTGATTGTAGCATAGTTGCCAGTGATGAGCTATGATGATCTTGAGATTATGGGTCTCTGTCATCCTCTTGGAGGCTTCAGCCTTAATCCATAAACTCGATCGAGCAGAATTAATCTGATTCCACTGAAGACGGGTTTGGAAAATCTGTGGTCAAACCCAAAAAATGACATGCTAAAATTATTATGTAGTATGCCGTTTCTAATTCGGGATAGACTAGAGTTTATCATCTAGTGATACGAAATCGTTTTtctatagtattaaatttttgtaGAATAAAAATTTAGGATTAAGATTAGGCGGCACAACACCTGACTTTAGATTAACAATATGTGTAATACCATAGCACATAGTCGTAGGTCATTTATATAGGGTGTCAAATTTTATACTCCAATTCATGAGTTTTACTTGAGAAGTCCTGATGAACAAAGAATCCTAGGTAAGAAGATTTAAATATTTACGACCTTTTCAATAAACTTTCTtttgaaatcaaaatataaatcaaacttaatctatatattttaatttaacttcttaatactattatattttaaaCAAATAGATAGGCAGAGACAAATTTTCGATTGATCATGGAACAACATACAAGTCCTATCACAAAAGGAAAAATGGGTTCCTCCATTATTTTAATGAACTAACTTGTGCTTGATTTAGAGGTGCAAAATGGGTTTGTTTTGTCCAGCCCAAGATTATAAGTTTGCTCATATTGAGGATGGGTTACGCAAATGCCCATGACTTGAGTTGGTCAGATTTGGGCTACATTTTTCTCTTTATAAATTTAGACACAGCCTAACCTACACTGTGTTTATAATTTCtccacatatttttatttttttaatttctcaacatatttttattttttaagaagtacagtatcataaattaaaaattgtacAAATCATTTATTCTCAATATACACATAACTTTCTACAAAGTGTACacaaaaatgtactccctccatcccatagtagatgtcacacttgagaGATGGCACGGAATTTTAGGAGatattattttgtatgttaagtggtgagagaaaatataattttataattgatgtgagagggaactttttataaaagaggaaatgtgacattttttgtgggacaaactaaaaaggaaagtgtgacatctattatgggacggagggagtacatatatATACTTGAACAATTAAAATGATGGTTTTTAGGTGGGTCGGCCGTGGGCTTAGTCTGGCTTCAAATGAGCTTGGATTTGAACTGAGGCCCAAGTTTAAAAAATAGCTTAATTACACCCGGCTTCAAACGAGTAGTTTTGCCCAAGTGTGCTTCATTTTTCGGAAAAACCTTTCCGTTGGCTATCAATGCTCCATCCATGCCCCGCCATTGTTTCCTGTAGGAAGTCCCATTGTACGGAGTCATACGTCTTTCGGAATTTAAGTTTACTTTGCTTTGTTTTTTTGATCCACAAAACTCTTCCATTGGCTATCAACAATCCATCCATGATATATCACTTGACATGGACTCTCTAGTTACTTGAtagtgtgaaattgatatgaaaACAATTGAGTAATTAAACCATGTTAACGTGTGAAAAAATGTGTATTAGCCTGTGAAATTATATAATACGGGGGTGTTCgcttggcaagattaaatctcatgataaaatatgtatcatgtttggttcataagattgaacccttcaacttaatcctagatggatagtctcatgaaattagtcatagcctccccctccaactaaaataatctcacaacttaatcctagatgaatagtctcatgatattagtcatgacaaccgaacgccacctacATGTGTTTCATCATTTGTTACCGAAATGAGTTTCAACATTCGTGATCTAAATAGTGGAGTACACGAGTATTGGACTTTATTCCTACATACTGATCATTTATCGATATATATGAGATGTAGTAATATTGCGATCTTCGATCTTTGCACTTAGTTAGATATACACTTTTTAAAAGTAGATATGTTGAAACCGAGTCATTGCCTTCTTTTTTTATTGCAACTCTGAACTTTAAAGTTTTgaacaaaaattaatttaaacaatTATAATGAACCATTTCGAAAAATAGTAGTAACAAAAACACttaaaacaataatttttaatttttaattgtgcTATACATTTTTAATTTGATCCAAAAGAATAACTAATACTTAcaatttctctctctatctccttcatgtttttttttatcaattttgtaatatatattttctatTATCAAGACTATTTTTGGTGaacaagaaaaatgaaaatatatgtattttagtatttttcatCAAAGATACCGTAACCTCATATGGAAGGGAAGATCATAGTATTAAAAtgtgtatttaatttataaGACTAATTCCTCACGACACGTTCCTATTGAGTTAGTTCAGCGagtcaaatgaaaataaaattgtgCATGAATTATTAAGTTAATAATTGCACCGGAAAACCTAAATTAATTATGTCGATCTAGAACACGAAAACCACATGTTTCAAAATGTAGATACATTAAAATTTCCACAGTTGAATTGGTCAACAATTAGGCGCTTGTTCAAAGTTAGGTTTTTCTTTTAAGTATAGGTGGCAAAGAGTAGCAAACACTAAAGTCAATTGCAAGAAATCTCCACATACAATATTgtaatttaatagtaatatactagtaataaaataaaaaagtggtCGTAGCATTCCACACTATCCACACGACTAAACCAAGAAACTGCAGCCAACAAATTGGCTGCATTCAAATTCATAACCTGCATTCAAATTCATAACCGCGTTAATTACATTTGACCCACGTGTTCACTTGCTTTACTATTAATTGACTTCCAATTTAAAATTCCAATTTTATCACATGTTTAGTGCTTCAGTTTGTCAAGTTTTAACTATGAAACATATAGAAACTCCTCCGGTGTCTAAcacaaaatactccctccgtcttctAATAATTGTTCACTTTGGTtctgacacgggttttaagaaatgtaaagcaAAGTAGGTGAAAAAGTAATGGAATATGGACCCCACttttgtatattagttttataataaaatattaataaaatgtgagacctactaatcatttatgataaaaagtTAAAGTGAACTGTTAATGAGAGACggacaaaaatggcaaaagtgaacaattaatacgggaggacggagggagtaataaagaGAATTGTCGACCTTAATTTTTGCACGATTATGTTATTACGTCTTCATCAATGTTCAACCctgaaaaaatttaaattcagaCTTGGATTATCAAAAAAAGAGTGAACAATAGGATTAACAATTGCAGATTAATGAGCCGTCGGCAACATGAAGAAGGAAAGATTAAACCGCGGAATCATATAATTTTAATCCCGAATTAAATGGGGCCGTTGCTAAttaactataaataaatatgggGTGGCATATTATAGGTAGTTtggtagtagtataattttcgAGAAAAATGTTCATCTTAACACAACAGTAACCTTTAGATAATTGTGAGTGATATAGGGAGCATAATAAAAcgaaaaattaaacaatttaaatataataatagtacCAACCTTTCCTTTCGCTTCTGCAGAAACCTTTGCAGAGAAATTTTCCTTGATATGGGCAAATCTGCATATATCCATTCAAGTGGAGTATTTAAACAACTGAAAAACCTCTATTGAAATAGAATAAATATAGGATTAAAAAGCGAAACCAACCTCCGTTGAAAGATTCCAGCAAATTTGTTTCACCATTTGCGTTGGATTCCAAGTTTTCAGGCGATTTAGAAGGAAGCATTTCATCAGCCGCTTTGAGAATATCTTGTGCCTGTTCCGATCATAAATAAGAattgaaacaaataaatttgaagAATGTTAGGTATCTGTGAAAAAAGACGCACCTTGCGTGGAGAGACGTCAAATACAGAAACCATTCCATTGTAGAAAATGGTCATTGGAGCTCTATTCTCATCACCCCCACACCGCAGGCTGTGTAATTTTTGAAAAAGAATTAAATGCAGGAAATGAAATAAGGAAGAAAATTTATGGTTAGCTACCTAAGTTTAGGATCCAATTGAGGAGAATTAGGAATCGCAAAACCGCCATTCCCAATCACGCTCTTCACC is a window of Salvia splendens isolate huo1 chromosome 3, SspV2, whole genome shotgun sequence DNA encoding:
- the LOC121797405 gene encoding protein TIFY 9-like isoform X1, which codes for MAKSSSLDLDFFAMNKGSTALPPPSAAPVFQRRRSFRDIQGVITKMNPEVVKSVIGNGGFAIPNSPQLDPKLSLRCGGDENRAPMTIFYNGMVSVFDVSPRKAQDILKAADEMLPSKSPENLESNANGETNLLESFNGDLPISRKISLQRFLQKRKERLVLLLYLNCLIFRFIMLPISLTII
- the LOC121797405 gene encoding protein TIFY 9-like isoform X3, which gives rise to MAKSSSLDLDFFAMNKGSTALPPPSAAPVFQRRRSFRDIQGVITKMNPEVVKSVIGNGGFAIPNSPQLDPKLSLRCGGDENRAPMTIFYNGMVSVFDVSPRKAQDILKAADEMLPSKSPENLESNANGETNLLESFNGDLPISRKISLQRFLQKRKERL
- the LOC121797405 gene encoding protein TIFY 9-like isoform X2, whose product is MAKSSSLDLDFFAMNKGSTALPPPSAAPVFQRRRSFRDIQGVITKMNPEVVKSVIGNGGFAIPNSPQLDPKLSLRCGGDENRAPMTIFYNGMVSVFDVSPRKAQDILKAADEMLPSKSPENLESNANGETNLLESFNGDLPISRKISLQRFLQKRKERVEH